A segment of the Sporichthya brevicatena genome:
CGAGCGTCCGGACGGGCGCGCCGCGCAGCAGAAGTTGCGGACTCAGCCCGCCAGGAACTCCGTCACCATCGGCCCCACGACGTCGAGCCGCTCGAGCTGCGGGACGTGGGCGGCACCCGAGAGCACCTCGGCCCGCGCGTTCTGAATCAAGCGCGCGAAGTCGTGCGCGTACTCGGGGGAGATGATCTTGTCCTCGGCACCCCAGATCACCAGCGTGCGCGCGGTGATCCGGTGGATGCGCCGGCTCAGGCCGCGGTCGGGGATCGGCCACCAGTACTTGCCCGCGACGCCCATCGCCCACTGCAGCGCGATGAGCACCTCACCGAGGGCCTCCGGATCGGTGGGCATCGCCAGCGCCGCCTGCGCGACCGGCCCGGTCGGATCGGCGAACGCTGCCGCCGCGAGTTCGGGCAGCTCGAGCAGGTACGGGTTCTGGAACGGCCGGCCGTCGGTCCAGAGCCCGATCGGGCAGAGAAGGACCATCGACGTGACGCGGTCGGGGAACGTCGCCGCGAGGTCGGCCGCGACCATTCCGCCGAACGAGTGCCCGACGACCGCCGCCGACGAGATCCCGCACGCGGTGAGGATCTCCTCGTAGACGAGGGTGAGTTCGTAGTTGTCGGTGATCGGCTTGTGCGCGTCGGGCTCCCCGGGAGCGGTGCCGGGCAGGTAGGGCGCATAGACCGTGTGGGTCTGCGCCAACGTGTCGAGGAACGGGTCCCACTGCAGCCCGAGCACCGGGTGCAGGAACACCAGCGGCGGCCCGTCGCCGGCCACGAGGACCTGGGTGCGGACGTCACCGTCCCAGACCTCGAGGTCAAGGGTCCGGACGTCGTGGACGGAAGAGTGCTGCATCGTCGTCTCCCTCGCCTCAGACCGCTCGCGGGCCACGGAGCTTGGCCGGCCACCAGTGGTTGACCCAGCCCTCGTCGTCCCAGATGTCGCGCAGCTTCGGCAGGACGTCCTGGCAGAACAACGAGATCGAGTCCTTCGTCAGCTCGTGCGGCATCGACCCGATGTGCTGAAGCACCATCAGATTTCCGACGCGCAGATCCTTCACCGCGCCGACGAGCTTGTCCGCCACCGTCGCCGGGCTGCCCGCGATGACGATGTCCTTGTCGACGAAGTCGGCGTAGGTGAAGTTCTTGAAGTTCGCCATGATCTCCATCTGGCGAATGGCCGACCCGCTGCGGATGCCGTTGGCGAGGCTGGCGTGGTCGAGGTGTCCGGGCAGACCCCACCAGGGGAGCGGCACGTGCATGCACTTGTCGAAGAAGTAGCGGATGTGCTTGCTGAACAGCTTCTCCGCCTGCGCATCGGTGTCGGCGACACAGACCAT
Coding sequences within it:
- a CDS encoding alpha/beta fold hydrolase, which translates into the protein MQHSSVHDVRTLDLEVWDGDVRTQVLVAGDGPPLVFLHPVLGLQWDPFLDTLAQTHTVYAPYLPGTAPGEPDAHKPITDNYELTLVYEEILTACGISSAAVVGHSFGGMVAADLAATFPDRVTSMVLLCPIGLWTDGRPFQNPYLLELPELAAAAFADPTGPVAQAALAMPTDPEALGEVLIALQWAMGVAGKYWWPIPDRGLSRRIHRITARTLVIWGAEDKIISPEYAHDFARLIQNARAEVLSGAAHVPQLERLDVVGPMVTEFLAG